From Lysinibacillus sp. SGAir0095, the proteins below share one genomic window:
- a CDS encoding short-chain fatty acid transporter: protein MEKLTNFFTELMRKYLPDPFVFAIGLTLLTFVLALIIEDTSFIDLTNAWGTGFWDLLAFTTQMAVILAMGYVLATAPITDKFLNKIASMVHKPKTAIIVATLVGGIGSYLNWGFGLVIGGIIAKKLALKVKGVHYPLIIAAAYSGFTFYGLGLSASIPILISTPGHFLEDAMGLITLSETIFSLPMILTTVVLLITLPLFNAMLHPKNSKNVVEIDPALYADQPKPKLTLLEDNTLANKLNNSKMLAYSISALGFIYIWIYFTQGNSLNLNILNFIILFLGIVLLGTPARYIEHLADGIKTISGIILQFPFYAGIMAIMATSGLVDTMSKVFVDISNEQTLPFWGLISSFFINFFAPSAGGHWAVQGPFMIEAAKELGSSIAETSMSVMLGNAWNDLVQPFWILPALALSRLKLKDIMGFLVMIMFYVGIIYIIAILAWSYFF, encoded by the coding sequence ATGGAAAAACTAACAAATTTTTTTACGGAATTGATGAGAAAGTATTTACCGGATCCGTTCGTATTTGCAATTGGTTTAACATTGCTAACATTCGTGCTAGCGCTAATAATCGAGGATACTAGCTTTATAGATTTAACAAACGCATGGGGAACAGGCTTTTGGGATTTACTTGCGTTTACGACACAAATGGCGGTAATACTAGCTATGGGTTATGTACTTGCAACGGCTCCCATTACAGACAAATTTTTAAATAAAATCGCTAGCATGGTACATAAACCTAAGACAGCAATTATTGTTGCAACCCTAGTAGGTGGGATTGGAAGTTACTTAAACTGGGGGTTCGGTTTAGTCATTGGTGGGATAATTGCGAAAAAATTAGCATTAAAAGTAAAGGGTGTACACTATCCTTTAATAATTGCAGCCGCTTATTCTGGATTTACATTCTATGGTTTAGGTTTATCAGCATCTATCCCTATACTAATTTCAACACCCGGTCATTTCCTAGAAGATGCAATGGGTCTAATCACGCTTTCAGAAACAATTTTCAGCTTACCGATGATCTTAACAACAGTTGTTTTGTTAATTACACTTCCGTTGTTTAATGCCATGCTACACCCAAAGAATTCGAAAAACGTAGTTGAAATCGATCCAGCACTTTATGCTGATCAGCCTAAACCAAAACTAACTTTACTAGAAGACAATACTTTAGCAAACAAATTAAATAACAGCAAAATGCTAGCTTATTCAATTAGTGCATTAGGGTTTATTTATATTTGGATTTACTTTACCCAAGGTAATTCATTAAATCTAAACATCTTAAACTTTATCATTTTATTTCTAGGTATTGTTCTACTTGGTACACCAGCTCGATATATTGAGCATTTGGCAGATGGTATTAAAACAATTTCAGGTATTATACTGCAGTTCCCATTCTACGCTGGTATTATGGCAATCATGGCAACTTCAGGATTAGTAGATACAATGTCAAAAGTATTCGTTGATATCTCGAATGAGCAAACATTACCATTCTGGGGATTAATCAGTTCGTTTTTTATCAACTTCTTCGCTCCATCTGCAGGTGGACACTGGGCAGTTCAAGGTCCATTTATGATTGAAGCCGCTAAGGAATTAGGATCATCAATCGCCGAAACATCCATGTCAGTTATGTTAGGTAATGCATGGAATGACTTAGTACAGCCATTCTGGATATTACCAGCTCTTGCATTATCGCGATTAAAACTAAAAGATATCATGGGCTTCCTTGTAATGATCATGTTCTATGTGGGGATCATTTACATTATTGCGATTTTAGCTTGGTCATATTTTTTCTAA
- a CDS encoding YeiH family protein encodes MVTQFFKRHKHPIQPQNAFLKCIGGIGFTFLIALLGFLLAKIPGFSYVGQLGSAILVALLYRQFWGYPELLRAGIVFSSKTLLRFAIVLYGFKLNIGVVLEDGLGLLVRDAGVIIFSIVATLWLSRMIDADKKISLLLGVGTGVCGAAAIAAIAPIIKSKDEDTAISVGIIALVGTIFSISYTILRPFLPLSEHEYGIWSGISLHEIAHVALAAAPGGQDALAIGLLAKLGRVFLLVPLCFLFIYIIKRKSSGDENSETVFEFPWFLIGFIVMSILGSYVIGVTIPISSKFMSGLTDFSSWCLTAAMVGLGLNVSLRDLRTKALKPLLAMGITSILLSTLTYFIV; translated from the coding sequence ATGGTAACGCAATTCTTTAAACGACATAAGCATCCTATCCAGCCCCAAAATGCTTTCTTGAAATGTATAGGTGGAATTGGATTTACTTTTTTGATTGCTCTCCTGGGTTTTTTATTGGCAAAAATTCCAGGATTTAGTTATGTAGGTCAGTTGGGATCCGCCATATTAGTTGCACTCCTGTATCGGCAATTTTGGGGCTATCCAGAATTACTTCGTGCAGGCATCGTATTTTCATCCAAAACATTGTTGAGGTTTGCGATTGTTTTATATGGTTTTAAACTCAATATAGGCGTAGTTTTAGAGGATGGATTAGGTTTACTTGTTCGGGATGCTGGTGTTATTATCTTTTCAATAGTAGCAACGTTATGGCTATCTCGAATGATTGATGCAGATAAAAAAATATCACTACTTCTCGGAGTAGGAACCGGGGTGTGCGGTGCAGCTGCCATAGCTGCCATAGCACCGATTATTAAGTCTAAAGACGAGGACACCGCCATTAGTGTTGGCATTATTGCTTTGGTTGGGACTATTTTTTCGATATCTTATACGATACTACGTCCTTTTCTACCGTTGTCAGAACATGAATATGGGATTTGGTCCGGAATTAGCTTACATGAAATTGCTCATGTAGCTTTAGCAGCAGCACCTGGTGGACAAGATGCGCTCGCGATAGGCTTGCTTGCAAAATTAGGTCGAGTGTTTTTGCTCGTTCCTCTTTGTTTTCTTTTCATCTATATCATAAAAAGGAAAAGCTCTGGGGATGAAAATTCTGAAACGGTGTTTGAATTTCCATGGTTTTTAATAGGGTTCATAGTCATGAGCATTTTGGGAAGTTATGTAATTGGTGTAACTATACCTATTTCAAGCAAATTCATGAGTGGTTTAACCGATTTTTCTTCATGGTGTTTAACAGCGGCCATGGTTGGACTCGGATTAAATGTAAGTCTTCGGGATCTCCGTACAAAAGCCCTAAAACCATTGCTTGCAATGGGGATCACCTCCATCTTACTTTCTACTTTAACTTATTTTATTGTATAG
- a CDS encoding LysR family transcriptional regulator, producing the protein MDQQLHVFVTVAEMKNFSRAAEKLHMTQPAVSQYIQSFERTMGAKLLDRSNKIVQLNQAGEIVYHHAKEILGLYTKMHYLIDDLANKPSGPLSIGASYTFGEYVLPDIIAKMHDKYPLITPTISIGNTKDIANLVLGHQLDVGIVEGEFSNKNLLIEPFAEDLLYLVTSSTHRLAQKNNEIDSTELEEETWIVRENGSGTREVTEKMFKLCKMTPQKTLEFGSTQLIKESVEAGLGVSLLSYWTIRKECSMGSLSVINLNYLPIKRNFSVVLRSPFQTKALQVFLELLRESKEIPNFTD; encoded by the coding sequence ATGGATCAGCAGTTACATGTTTTTGTAACGGTAGCAGAGATGAAAAACTTCTCCCGTGCAGCAGAAAAATTACATATGACTCAACCTGCAGTAAGTCAATATATTCAGTCTTTTGAGCGTACCATGGGGGCAAAGCTTTTGGATCGCAGTAATAAGATCGTTCAGTTAAATCAAGCTGGAGAAATTGTCTATCATCACGCAAAAGAGATATTAGGTCTCTATACAAAAATGCATTACTTGATAGATGACCTAGCCAATAAGCCGAGTGGACCGCTTTCTATTGGTGCCAGTTATACTTTTGGAGAATATGTTTTACCAGATATTATTGCAAAAATGCATGATAAGTATCCATTGATCACTCCAACCATCAGCATCGGAAACACAAAAGATATAGCAAATTTGGTATTAGGCCACCAATTAGATGTGGGTATTGTGGAAGGGGAATTCAGTAATAAAAATTTACTAATTGAACCTTTTGCAGAAGATTTATTGTATTTGGTGACTTCATCAACTCATAGATTGGCTCAAAAAAATAATGAAATTGACAGTACAGAGTTAGAGGAAGAAACATGGATTGTTAGAGAAAACGGTTCAGGAACAAGAGAAGTAACAGAAAAAATGTTCAAATTATGTAAAATGACCCCGCAAAAAACATTGGAGTTTGGGAGTACACAGCTGATTAAGGAATCTGTAGAGGCAGGTCTTGGCGTTAGTCTGCTTTCTTACTGGACAATTCGAAAAGAATGTTCAATGGGCTCTTTAAGTGTCATTAACTTAAACTACCTTCCGATTAAACGGAATTTTTCAGTTGTGCTACGATCTCCATTCCAGACTAAAGCGTTGCAAGTATTTTTAGAACTATTAAGAGAAAGTAAGGAAATACCTAATTTTACTGACTGA
- a CDS encoding immunoglobulin-like domain-containing protein, whose product MKSRNIFVSLMGITMFISACSYNFTDSGEEFLEEESEYGDLPNKLNEELTEIEVTTDKNEYSTQLNELILKIENAGTTTVGFGVPLYIEKLINGTWYRIPYKNLSFTDIGLGIEPNSEYEQAVPLEYLNYQITQGNYRIIKAFNINEGEVVLGAEFEIKE is encoded by the coding sequence ATGAAATCAAGAAATATCTTTGTTTCGTTGATGGGAATAACGATGTTTATTTCAGCATGTTCGTACAATTTTACTGATTCAGGAGAAGAGTTTTTGGAAGAAGAGTCTGAGTACGGAGATTTACCGAATAAATTAAATGAAGAACTAACAGAAATTGAAGTTACGACCGATAAAAATGAATATTCAACGCAATTGAATGAACTAATTCTAAAAATAGAGAATGCGGGAACAACAACTGTCGGTTTTGGAGTACCTCTTTACATAGAAAAGTTAATTAACGGAACTTGGTATCGAATTCCGTATAAAAATCTCTCGTTTACAGACATTGGCTTAGGAATAGAACCTAATTCGGAATACGAACAGGCAGTACCACTTGAATATTTGAATTATCAAATTACACAAGGAAACTATCGAATCATTAAAGCCTTCAATATAAACGAAGGTGAAGTTGTTCTTGGAGCTGAATTTGAAATTAAAGAATAA
- a CDS encoding NADH:flavin oxidoreductase, with protein MDNNYVGHTLLQSVPFGNEMLKSRLVMAPMTRNFSPGGVPGENVAQYYRKRAENGIGLLITEGTAINHPSAVASNDIPRFYGEDALDGWSNVVTQVHQAGGKIIPQLWHVGAARKAGSAPNIDSPPVSPSGFTLKGQRNEKIKALTENEVIEMIDAYAEAAGNAKRIGFDGIELHGAHGYLIDQFLWELTNKRNDEYGGNLAERTKFAADIVRACRKEVGPEFPIVFRYSQWKGSDYGAKLAKNSSELEQLLTPLVDAGVDIFHCSTRRIWEAEFKDEDLSLNLAGWTKRITNRPTIAVGSVGINRAYLSNQDNDNLTIVDNLKMIDTKIKEGEFDYVAVGRALLADPEWAVKLKKGKLDQVLHYTKEAEKELV; from the coding sequence TTGGATAATAACTACGTAGGCCATACATTGTTACAATCTGTACCGTTTGGAAATGAAATGTTAAAAAGCCGGTTAGTAATGGCCCCAATGACAAGAAACTTTTCGCCGGGAGGTGTTCCAGGAGAAAATGTTGCACAATATTACCGTAAACGTGCAGAGAATGGGATTGGACTCCTCATAACTGAAGGAACAGCGATCAACCACCCATCTGCAGTAGCGAGCAACGATATTCCTCGTTTTTATGGTGAGGATGCTTTAGATGGCTGGTCAAATGTAGTGACTCAAGTTCATCAAGCCGGTGGCAAAATCATTCCGCAATTATGGCATGTAGGTGCAGCAAGAAAAGCAGGCAGTGCACCAAATATTGACTCTCCTCCTGTGAGTCCGTCTGGCTTTACCTTGAAAGGTCAAAGAAATGAAAAAATAAAGGCTCTAACAGAAAATGAAGTCATTGAAATGATTGATGCTTATGCCGAAGCAGCCGGAAATGCTAAGCGCATCGGATTTGACGGAATTGAATTGCATGGAGCACATGGATATTTAATTGATCAATTTCTTTGGGAACTAACGAACAAGCGTAATGATGAGTATGGTGGAAATCTAGCAGAGCGAACAAAATTTGCGGCAGATATAGTTCGTGCTTGCCGGAAAGAAGTGGGGCCTGAGTTTCCGATTGTCTTTCGTTATTCCCAATGGAAAGGAAGTGATTATGGAGCTAAATTAGCTAAGAACTCTAGTGAGCTTGAACAACTGCTTACTCCCTTGGTTGATGCTGGCGTAGATATTTTTCATTGTTCTACTAGACGAATATGGGAAGCAGAATTTAAAGATGAAGATCTATCTTTAAACTTAGCTGGCTGGACTAAACGAATTACGAACAGACCAACGATTGCGGTAGGTTCTGTTGGAATTAATCGCGCATATTTGAGCAATCAGGATAATGATAATTTAACGATTGTAGACAATCTCAAAATGATAGATACCAAAATCAAAGAAGGCGAATTTGACTATGTAGCAGTCGGACGTGCATTGTTGGCTGACCCAGAATGGGCAGTAAAACTCAAAAAGGGTAAACTTGACCAAGTATTGCATTACACGAAGGAAGCTGAGAAAGAGCTGGTTTAA
- a CDS encoding ABC transporter permease — translation MNLAWKEIRRNKVRFLILGSIVFLISLLTFIISGLANGLSQDNASLIKDLPDGQFYMDADADETYSLSRIDNSVQRKMLHDFKDATALSIQMGFLNDKNGKQLSVAFVTSTETKLIEDIKAGEIILDRSMEEEGIKVGDILKNKQFNGEFIVKGFVDQKKFSHAPVAFINIENYKDIYRVDEMQLIFVPEIENSQEVASLQSFTMKQFLDTIPSYNAEQMSLNMIVWFLVVICGMLFAIFFYMMNVQKIGLYGILKAIGLKTSALFKIMWTQMVFVTTLALCLSIAISQGFSFIVPAGMPFSLSLDTTMQLSIVFLIIGFIGATLSGLQIRKIEPLDAIQQGEM, via the coding sequence ATGAACCTTGCGTGGAAAGAAATTAGGAGAAACAAAGTAAGATTTTTGATTTTAGGTTCAATTGTATTTCTGATTAGTTTATTAACTTTTATTATTTCAGGCTTAGCGAACGGGTTGTCACAAGATAATGCTTCATTAATTAAAGATTTACCAGACGGGCAATTTTACATGGATGCAGATGCTGACGAAACCTATAGTCTTTCTAGAATAGATAACAGTGTCCAGAGAAAAATGTTACACGATTTTAAAGATGCCACAGCACTATCTATTCAAATGGGTTTTTTGAATGATAAGAACGGTAAACAATTAAGCGTTGCTTTTGTCACCTCAACTGAGACGAAATTAATAGAGGATATCAAAGCCGGTGAAATCATATTGGATCGCTCAATGGAGGAGGAAGGCATAAAAGTTGGTGATATTTTAAAGAACAAACAATTCAATGGGGAGTTTATTGTAAAAGGATTTGTTGATCAAAAGAAATTCAGCCATGCACCTGTTGCATTTATTAATATTGAGAACTACAAAGATATTTATAGAGTAGATGAGATGCAATTGATATTCGTACCCGAAATCGAAAATTCACAAGAGGTGGCTAGCTTACAATCTTTTACCATGAAGCAATTTCTCGACACGATTCCAAGTTATAACGCAGAACAAATGTCCCTTAATATGATTGTTTGGTTTTTAGTCGTGATTTGTGGAATGTTGTTCGCAATCTTCTTTTATATGATGAACGTCCAAAAAATTGGTTTGTACGGCATTTTAAAAGCAATCGGTTTGAAAACAAGCGCCTTATTCAAAATAATGTGGACACAAATGGTTTTTGTAACAACATTAGCTCTTTGTTTATCTATTGCGATTAGTCAAGGCTTTAGTTTTATTGTACCTGCAGGAATGCCTTTCAGTTTAAGCCTTGATACAACAATGCAACTGTCGATTGTCTTTCTAATAATTGGATTTATTGGGGCAACACTATCTGGATTACAAATTAGAAAAATTGAGCCTTTAGATGCGATTCAACAAGGAGAGATGTAA
- a CDS encoding ABC transporter ATP-binding protein gives MDFFTINEVKKTFTNGEVKEEILKGVNLTLKKGEITALVGASGSGKSTLLTIAAGLQPASKGQIIFEGKSIHTMNQEQIRKIRASEFGFVFQFAHLVPFLTVEEQLLLMLSVSESKLSKHLQKKEVNHILKIVGMEHRKNAFPSSLSGGEKQRVAIARAIIHKPKVLFADEPTASLDSKRSEDVMSLIRYLTKTLNITTLMVTHDEETLAYSDHIIKMSDGLILQNGDSIVELPS, from the coding sequence GTGGATTTTTTTACTATTAATGAGGTTAAAAAAACCTTCACAAATGGTGAAGTGAAGGAAGAAATACTAAAAGGAGTCAATCTTACTCTTAAAAAGGGGGAAATTACGGCATTAGTGGGGGCATCAGGTTCAGGAAAAAGTACTTTGCTCACAATCGCAGCAGGACTACAACCCGCATCAAAGGGACAAATAATATTTGAGGGTAAAAGTATTCATACTATGAACCAAGAGCAAATTCGGAAAATACGTGCAAGTGAATTTGGCTTTGTCTTTCAATTTGCACATCTCGTTCCTTTTCTTACAGTCGAAGAGCAACTTCTATTAATGCTGAGTGTTTCGGAATCTAAATTATCAAAACATCTACAAAAAAAGGAGGTTAACCATATTCTAAAAATAGTCGGAATGGAACATCGGAAAAATGCCTTTCCATCCTCCTTATCTGGTGGGGAAAAACAGCGGGTAGCAATAGCACGTGCGATTATTCATAAACCAAAAGTTCTTTTCGCAGATGAACCAACAGCAAGTCTAGATTCCAAAAGGTCTGAAGATGTTATGTCATTAATCAGATATTTAACAAAGACCCTGAATATAACGACCCTAATGGTTACCCATGACGAAGAAACGCTTGCATACTCTGATCATATAATTAAAATGAGTGATGGTCTAATTTTACAAAATGGCGATTCGATCGTTGAACTTCCATCTTAA
- a CDS encoding response regulator transcription factor produces the protein MKKILIVDDDINILNLINIHLSEQGYKVFEAKDGIKALELLAMEKCHLAVVDVMMPFMDGYTLTKEIRRQYNIPIILLTAKNQIEDKEQGFQAGTDDYLVKPFELKELSFRIKALLRRYDIQPDEPIVRIGNTTINKKSYEVMIGVRTILLPLKEFELLYFLMANPRQVFTRDHLIVHIWGLDYEGDERTVDVHIKRLRDRFSILTDDFQIKTIRGVGYSLEATQ, from the coding sequence ATGAAGAAAATTCTAATAGTCGATGATGATATTAATATTTTAAACCTTATTAACATTCATTTGAGTGAACAAGGATACAAAGTATTTGAAGCAAAAGACGGAATTAAAGCATTAGAGCTCCTCGCTATGGAAAAATGTCATTTAGCAGTTGTTGATGTAATGATGCCTTTTATGGATGGTTATACATTAACGAAAGAAATTCGAAGACAGTATAATATTCCGATTATTCTTTTGACAGCAAAAAATCAAATCGAGGATAAAGAGCAAGGTTTTCAAGCAGGTACAGACGATTATCTTGTTAAACCATTTGAACTGAAAGAATTAAGCTTTCGAATCAAAGCTTTGTTGCGGCGATATGATATTCAACCAGATGAGCCGATTGTTCGCATAGGCAATACTACTATAAACAAAAAAAGCTATGAAGTTATGATCGGCGTCAGAACTATTCTTTTACCCTTAAAGGAGTTTGAACTTTTGTATTTCTTAATGGCAAATCCTAGGCAGGTGTTTACCAGAGATCATTTAATCGTACATATATGGGGTTTGGATTATGAAGGAGATGAACGAACGGTAGATGTACATATTAAAAGATTAAGAGACCGTTTTTCTATATTGACTGATGATTTTCAAATTAAAACAATACGAGGGGTGGGCTATTCACTGGAGGCAACGCAATGA
- a CDS encoding cell wall metabolism sensor histidine kinase WalK, whose protein sequence is MKTLYVKFVVITVGIMVLSSILAFLLSNSYYQQKLKPSNDEKITKIAQSIATFTDEHPKLNLKEYLENISSIGYQIYLVDNSGAESYWGANFREINLPVSTKEYVLKGNTYHGILHFPQETFVTGFFANELKNTIGVPLAHDEKIYALFIRPDIKLLFNEMHLLFGWLLAYTILLSIVMVVFSTKYLVKPISKLTKATKSLSNGDFDVELEINRYDELGELSRSFLRMAQKLEQMDDMRKEFISNISHDIQSPLSNIKGYTKLLENESIGPEERGHYISIVNGEIKRLSTLTTQLLLLASLDRNEDILKKKSFNVGQQIKKLVRNYQWLVSENSIMISYSLPDCEIVGDPSLLNTVWDNLLSNAIKYNKPEGNIEISIEAKGESILVTFQDTGIGLKNTEVERIFDRFYRADTARTQTISGTGLGLSIVWTIVQLHDGHVTVNSIEEKGTTFSVQLPIK, encoded by the coding sequence ATGAAGACTCTTTATGTCAAATTTGTTGTTATTACAGTTGGAATTATGGTTTTAAGTAGTATTCTTGCATTTTTACTATCCAATTCTTACTATCAGCAAAAATTAAAACCCTCAAACGATGAAAAAATCACTAAAATTGCACAATCTATCGCTACATTTACGGACGAGCATCCTAAGTTGAATTTAAAAGAGTATCTAGAGAATATTTCTTCAATCGGATATCAAATATACTTAGTGGATAATTCTGGAGCTGAATCTTATTGGGGTGCAAACTTTAGAGAGATTAATCTTCCGGTTTCAACTAAAGAATATGTCTTAAAGGGCAATACTTATCACGGTATTCTTCATTTTCCCCAAGAAACATTTGTAACAGGCTTCTTTGCAAATGAATTGAAGAATACAATTGGCGTCCCATTAGCACATGACGAAAAAATTTATGCTCTATTTATAAGGCCGGATATTAAACTTCTTTTTAATGAGATGCATCTTCTATTTGGGTGGCTGCTTGCATACACAATTCTTCTGAGCATCGTAATGGTGGTTTTTAGTACAAAATATTTAGTAAAGCCAATTTCCAAACTAACAAAAGCTACAAAATCACTTTCCAATGGCGATTTTGATGTTGAACTTGAGATTAATCGTTATGATGAGCTTGGAGAACTTTCCCGAAGCTTTTTACGAATGGCCCAAAAATTAGAACAAATGGATGATATGAGAAAGGAGTTCATCTCAAACATATCTCATGATATTCAGTCACCTTTATCCAATATAAAAGGATATACAAAACTTTTGGAAAATGAATCAATCGGTCCAGAAGAAAGGGGCCATTACATCTCCATTGTAAACGGTGAAATTAAGAGGCTATCTACTTTAACCACGCAATTATTACTCCTTGCATCACTAGATCGCAATGAGGATATTTTGAAGAAGAAGTCATTTAATGTTGGACAACAAATTAAGAAATTGGTACGAAACTATCAATGGCTAGTAAGCGAAAACAGTATCATGATTAGCTATTCTTTGCCTGATTGTGAAATCGTTGGTGACCCATCTCTGCTCAATACGGTATGGGATAATTTACTGTCAAATGCCATTAAATATAATAAGCCTGAGGGCAATATAGAAATTTCAATTGAAGCAAAAGGAGAATCGATATTAGTAACGTTTCAAGATACAGGAATAGGATTAAAAAATACGGAAGTAGAGCGGATATTCGATCGTTTTTATCGGGCAGATACTGCACGAACTCAAACAATCTCTGGAACAGGATTAGGCTTATCGATTGTTTGGACCATTGTTCAATTACATGATGGTCATGTTACAGTAAATAGTATTGAAGAAAAAGGAACTACTTTTTCTGTTCAATTACCAATTAAATAA
- a CDS encoding DUF6434 domain-containing protein gives MRPILNKNLNVTEFLNFYWLKEELQSFCRENGLTTSGTKIEITDRVAAFLQTGEIQKIPKKRKSPSKDVLPTNLNLDTVITEEHRCSQAVRAFFKTEIPKFHFSTYIQNYFKNNVGKTYRDVINAWYEEEERKKNPSYKKQIGPQFEYNQFIRDYFADPNNKEHNREDAIKAWNIIKTLPGSNKYRS, from the coding sequence ATGAGACCCATACTGAATAAAAATCTAAATGTAACGGAATTTCTTAATTTCTATTGGTTAAAAGAAGAATTACAATCTTTTTGTAGAGAGAATGGGCTGACTACTTCTGGTACTAAAATTGAAATAACGGATAGGGTAGCAGCATTTCTACAAACCGGAGAAATACAAAAGATTCCGAAGAAAAGAAAGTCTCCTTCAAAAGATGTATTGCCTACAAATTTAAATCTAGATACGGTTATTACTGAAGAACACCGTTGTAGTCAAGCTGTAAGAGCCTTCTTCAAGACTGAAATTCCAAAGTTTCATTTTTCAACTTATATTCAAAATTATTTTAAAAATAATGTGGGTAAAACTTATCGTGACGTTATAAATGCGTGGTATGAAGAGGAAGAAAGAAAAAAGAATCCTTCGTATAAAAAACAAATCGGCCCGCAATTTGAATACAATCAGTTTATTAGAGATTATTTTGCAGATCCAAATAACAAAGAACACAATCGAGAAGATGCAATTAAAGCTTGGAATATCATAAAAACACTACCGGGAAGCAACAAATATAGAAGCTAA
- a CDS encoding SRPBCC family protein gives MPIIKHMQFIKAPMEVCFDLARNVDIHTKTTAKTKEKAVGGVTQGLLKEGDTVTWEATHFGIKQRLTAKVIYMKKPTEFVDIMIKGAFQSFTHTHRFRKEKGGTLMIDIFEYKSPYGPIGLIADKLFLERYMTRFIISRAKELKRIAETH, from the coding sequence ATGCCAATTATTAAGCACATGCAATTTATAAAAGCACCTATGGAAGTATGTTTTGACCTTGCAAGGAACGTAGATATTCATACTAAAACAACTGCTAAAACAAAGGAAAAAGCTGTTGGTGGTGTTACACAGGGCTTATTAAAAGAAGGCGATACTGTTACTTGGGAAGCCACTCACTTTGGCATTAAACAAAGACTAACGGCAAAAGTAATTTATATGAAAAAACCTACTGAATTTGTTGATATTATGATAAAAGGAGCCTTTCAATCTTTTACCCATACACATCGATTTAGAAAAGAAAAAGGTGGAACTTTAATGATTGATATATTTGAGTATAAGTCACCTTATGGTCCAATTGGGTTAATTGCTGACAAATTGTTTTTGGAGAGATATATGACAAGGTTTATAATAAGCCGAGCAAAAGAATTAAAAAGGATTGCAGAAACACATTAA